A single window of Microbispora hainanensis DNA harbors:
- a CDS encoding cyclase family protein, translating into MIVDLSVPVVSGMPVYPGDPEVEIAPALTVAAEGVNVLGLHLGSQSGTHVDAPFHIDDALPTLDDLPLERFLGPAVVLDARGLPPRAPVTPAMLAAVTGRLAPGTVLLVATGWDEHWGTPEYLTHPYLDAETARLIVAAGVRTVGVDALSVDPTPAPADLPAHRVLCGAHAVIAENLRGLGPLLDAQAAGRPIEVSLFPLRLAGADGAPVRAVARIG; encoded by the coding sequence GTGATCGTCGACCTGTCGGTGCCCGTCGTGAGCGGCATGCCCGTCTACCCCGGCGACCCGGAGGTGGAGATCGCGCCCGCCCTCACGGTGGCGGCCGAGGGCGTCAACGTCCTCGGCCTGCACCTGGGGTCGCAGTCGGGCACGCACGTGGACGCGCCGTTCCACATCGACGACGCGCTGCCCACGCTCGACGACCTGCCGCTGGAACGCTTCCTCGGACCGGCGGTGGTCCTCGACGCCCGGGGCCTGCCGCCGCGCGCGCCCGTCACCCCGGCGATGCTCGCCGCGGTGACCGGGCGGCTGGCCCCGGGGACCGTCCTGCTGGTCGCGACCGGCTGGGACGAGCACTGGGGAACCCCGGAATACCTGACCCACCCCTACCTGGACGCGGAGACCGCCCGCCTGATCGTCGCCGCGGGCGTGCGCACCGTCGGCGTCGACGCGCTCAGCGTCGATCCCACCCCGGCTCCCGCCGATCTGCCGGCGCACCGCGTGCTGTGCGGCGCGCACGCCGTCATCGCGGAGAACCTGCGGGGTCTCGGCCCGCTGCTGGACGCCCAGGCCGCCGGTCGCCCGATCGAGGTCTCGCTGTTCCCGCTGCGCCTGGCCGGGGCCGACGGCGCTCCCGTCCGCGCCGTCGCCCGGATCGGCTGA
- a CDS encoding ABC-F family ATP-binding cassette domain-containing protein, which translates to MSDAFIICSGLSFSWPDDTPVFDDLSFTVGGGRTGLVAPNGAGKSTLLKLIAGEHRPRGGSVSVSGVLGYLPQSLPLTGDLAVAEVLGIAPVIAALDAIESGDAAEEHFTTIGNDWDIEERTRAQLDRLGLGDLAFDRILRTLSGGQVVSLGLAAQLLKRPDVLLLDEPTNNLDLGARRRLYDVLGDWNGCLLVVSHDRALLDRMDRIAELDRGEIRFYGGGFTAYEAAVRAEQEAAERTVRSAEQELKREKREMQQARERAERRAGNAARNLKNAGLARIFAGNMKRGAQESAGRAGQMHAARVSDAKARLDEAGRALRDDQKIALELPGTNVPAGRTVFLGEGLQVRGLFAEPGIDLAIRGPERIALTGANGAGKSTLLRVIGGELEPDAGTTRRADGRVAYLSQRLDLLDVDRTVAENLAAFAPGMPEAERMNLLARFLFRGVRAHLPVGVLSGGERLRATLACVLCAEPAPQLLLLDEPTNNLDLVSVGQLESALGAYEGAFVVVSHDERFLAEVGVDRWLELSDGRLLET; encoded by the coding sequence ATGTCCGATGCGTTCATCATCTGTTCCGGCCTGTCCTTTTCCTGGCCTGACGACACGCCCGTCTTCGACGACCTGTCCTTCACCGTGGGCGGTGGCCGTACGGGCCTGGTCGCTCCCAACGGCGCGGGCAAGAGCACGCTGCTCAAGCTGATCGCCGGTGAGCACCGGCCTCGCGGCGGGAGCGTGTCCGTCAGCGGCGTGCTCGGTTATCTGCCGCAGAGCCTGCCTCTCACCGGCGACCTGGCCGTGGCCGAGGTGCTCGGCATCGCCCCGGTGATCGCCGCGCTCGACGCCATCGAGTCGGGCGACGCCGCCGAGGAGCACTTCACCACGATCGGCAACGACTGGGACATCGAGGAACGCACCCGTGCCCAGCTCGACCGGCTGGGGCTCGGCGACCTCGCGTTCGACCGCATCCTGCGTACGCTGAGCGGCGGCCAGGTCGTCTCGCTCGGCCTGGCCGCCCAGCTTCTCAAGCGGCCCGACGTCCTGCTGCTGGACGAGCCGACGAACAACCTCGACCTCGGTGCGCGCCGCAGGCTCTACGACGTGCTCGGCGACTGGAACGGCTGCCTGCTGGTGGTCAGCCACGACCGGGCCCTGCTCGACCGCATGGACCGCATCGCCGAGCTCGACCGGGGAGAGATCCGCTTCTACGGCGGCGGTTTCACCGCCTACGAGGCGGCCGTACGCGCGGAGCAGGAGGCCGCCGAACGGACCGTGCGCAGCGCCGAGCAGGAGCTCAAGCGCGAGAAGCGGGAGATGCAGCAGGCGCGTGAGCGGGCCGAGCGCCGCGCGGGCAACGCCGCCCGCAACCTCAAGAACGCCGGGCTGGCGCGGATCTTCGCCGGGAACATGAAGCGGGGCGCCCAGGAGTCGGCCGGGCGGGCCGGCCAGATGCACGCCGCCCGCGTGAGCGACGCCAAGGCCAGGCTCGACGAGGCGGGCCGGGCGCTGCGCGACGACCAGAAGATCGCGCTGGAGCTGCCGGGGACCAACGTGCCCGCCGGGCGGACGGTCTTCCTCGGCGAGGGCCTGCAGGTCCGTGGCCTGTTCGCCGAGCCGGGCATCGACCTGGCGATCCGCGGCCCCGAGCGCATCGCGCTGACCGGCGCCAACGGCGCGGGCAAGTCCACCCTGCTGCGCGTGATCGGCGGCGAGCTGGAGCCGGACGCCGGCACGACCAGGCGGGCCGACGGCCGGGTCGCCTACCTGTCGCAGCGGCTCGACCTGCTCGACGTGGATCGCACCGTGGCGGAGAACCTGGCGGCGTTCGCCCCCGGCATGCCGGAGGCGGAGCGGATGAACCTGCTCGCCCGCTTCCTGTTCCGCGGCGTGCGGGCGCACCTGCCGGTGGGCGTGCTGTCGGGCGGCGAACGGCTGCGCGCCACGCTGGCCTGCGTGCTGTGCGCCGAACCGGCGCCTCAGCTCCTGCTGCTCGACGAGCCCACCAACAACCTCGACCTGGTCAGCGTGGGGCAGCTGGAGAGCGCGCTCGGCGCGTACGAGGGGGCGTTCGTGGTGGTCAGCCACGACGAGCGGTTCCTCGCGGAGGTCGGGGTGGACCGGTGGCTGGAGCTGTCCGACGGCCGACTGCTGGAGACCTGA
- a CDS encoding Lrp/AsnC family transcriptional regulator: MTTPPKARAAAAKGGPVVLDEISKQIIEQLQMDGRKPYAAIGKAVGLSEAAVRQRVQRLLDLGVMQIVAVTDPLTLGFPRQAMIGIKCEGDLEQVADELSQIPEIDYVVLTAGSVDIMVEVVCEGDTHLLEILGKIRAISSVRATETFVYLKLHKQTYSWGTH, from the coding sequence ATGACGACTCCGCCAAAGGCTCGCGCGGCTGCCGCGAAGGGTGGGCCGGTGGTGCTCGACGAGATCTCCAAGCAGATCATCGAGCAGCTTCAGATGGACGGGCGAAAGCCGTACGCCGCCATCGGCAAGGCGGTGGGGCTGTCGGAGGCCGCGGTGCGCCAGCGCGTGCAGCGCCTGCTCGACCTCGGCGTCATGCAGATCGTCGCCGTCACCGACCCGCTCACCCTGGGCTTCCCCCGCCAGGCCATGATCGGCATCAAGTGCGAGGGCGACCTGGAGCAGGTGGCCGACGAGCTGTCGCAGATCCCCGAGATCGACTACGTGGTGCTCACGGCCGGGTCGGTCGACATCATGGTCGAGGTGGTCTGCGAGGGCGACACCCACCTGCTGGAGATCCTCGGAAAGATCCGGGCGATCTCCAGCGTGCGGGCGACAGAGACCTTCGTCTACCTCAAGCTGCACAAGCAGACCTACTCCTGGGGCACCCACTGA
- a CDS encoding gamma-aminobutyraldehyde dehydrogenase: MTTRLQNFVNGKFVDAASGRFSDVVDPTTGEAYAQAPVSGQEDVDAAYAAATAAFETWGQTTPGERAALLLKVADAIEARADEINEAECRNTGKPRARMAEDETPIAADHFRFFAGAARTLEGPTAGEFLADHTSVIRHEPIGVIGQVTPWNYPMMMAVWKIAPALAAGNTVVLKPSDTTPVSTLKLAEILGDVLPAGVFNVVTGDRETGALVVGHPAASMVAITGSVGAGMSVARTAADDVKRVHLELGGKAPVVIFEDVKDIKAVAEAVAGAGLYNAGQDCTAACRVLVQESIHDEFAAALAEAAAATKLGGLEVEDAYFGPLNNANQLARVEGFFQRLPEHAKVLTGGTRVGDKGFFFAPTVVDGLKQDDEMVQDEIFGPVMTIQTFTDEADALAKANGVRYGLSGSVWTTDHGRAMRMSKRLDFGVVWVNTHIPFVSEMPHGGFKHSGYGKDLSVFGLHDYTRVKHVMHYIGE, translated from the coding sequence GTGACCACCCGTCTCCAGAACTTCGTGAACGGGAAGTTCGTCGACGCCGCCAGCGGCCGTTTCTCCGACGTCGTAGACCCTACGACGGGGGAGGCATACGCCCAGGCACCGGTGTCGGGCCAGGAGGACGTCGACGCCGCGTACGCCGCCGCGACGGCCGCCTTCGAGACGTGGGGCCAGACGACCCCGGGCGAGCGCGCGGCGCTGCTGCTGAAGGTCGCCGACGCGATCGAGGCCCGCGCTGACGAGATCAACGAGGCCGAGTGCCGCAACACCGGCAAGCCCCGCGCCCGCATGGCCGAGGACGAGACCCCGATCGCCGCTGACCACTTCCGGTTCTTCGCCGGTGCGGCCCGCACCCTTGAGGGCCCGACCGCCGGTGAGTTCCTCGCCGACCACACCTCGGTGATCCGGCACGAGCCTATCGGTGTCATCGGTCAGGTCACGCCGTGGAACTACCCGATGATGATGGCGGTCTGGAAGATCGCCCCCGCTCTCGCGGCCGGCAACACGGTCGTGCTCAAGCCGTCCGACACCACGCCGGTCTCCACGCTGAAGCTGGCCGAGATCCTCGGCGACGTCCTGCCCGCCGGGGTTTTCAACGTCGTGACCGGCGACCGGGAGACCGGTGCGCTGGTGGTCGGCCACCCGGCCGCGAGCATGGTCGCGATCACCGGTTCGGTCGGCGCGGGCATGTCGGTCGCCAGGACCGCCGCCGACGACGTCAAGCGCGTCCACCTGGAGCTGGGCGGCAAGGCCCCGGTCGTGATCTTCGAGGACGTCAAGGACATCAAGGCCGTCGCCGAGGCGGTCGCCGGGGCGGGCCTCTACAACGCCGGCCAGGACTGCACCGCCGCCTGCCGCGTGCTCGTGCAGGAGAGCATCCACGACGAGTTCGCCGCGGCGCTGGCCGAGGCCGCGGCCGCCACCAAGCTGGGCGGCCTCGAGGTCGAGGACGCCTACTTCGGCCCGCTGAACAACGCCAACCAGCTCGCCCGGGTCGAGGGCTTCTTCCAGCGCCTCCCCGAGCACGCGAAGGTCCTCACCGGCGGCACCCGGGTCGGCGACAAGGGCTTCTTCTTCGCCCCGACCGTCGTGGACGGGCTGAAGCAGGACGACGAGATGGTCCAGGACGAGATCTTCGGCCCCGTCATGACCATCCAGACCTTCACCGACGAGGCGGACGCGCTGGCCAAGGCCAACGGCGTCCGTTACGGCCTGTCCGGCTCGGTGTGGACCACCGACCACGGCCGCGCGATGCGGATGTCCAAGCGACTCGACTTCGGCGTCGTCTGGGTCAACACCCACATCCCGTTCGTGTCCGAGATGCCGCACGGCGGCTTCAAGCACTCGGGCTACGGCAAGGACCTGTCCGTCTTCGGCCTGCACGACTACACCCGCGTCAAGCACGTCATGCACTACATCGGCGAATAG
- a CDS encoding ABC transporter ATP-binding protein, whose product MTEIQAGSGAAVAAAPVSGDVPAIELDHVVKEYVSHGEVVRAVKGVSLAIAEGEFFSLLGPSGCGKTTSMRMIAGFEDPTQGIVRLHGEDVTNVPPNKRDINMVFQSYALFPHMNVWDNVAFGLKRKKVPDAEIKRRVGEILEVVDLVGREKRRPKEMSGGQQQRVALARALVNRPRALLLDEPLGALDLKLRQAMQIELKRIQREVGITFVYVTHDQSEALTMSDRIAVMNDGLVEQLADPREIYERPASKFVAGFIGTSNLLSGTVQQITGDTAVLALGASDRILVPADGALAPGATVDLTVRPEKIKIARDRPEGDLSVVRGTVSEVVYLGTYNSYVVALGDGAEITVFEQNAHDSTITAERGDTVWLSWQPWHSYALR is encoded by the coding sequence ATGACAGAGATCCAGGCGGGCTCGGGGGCGGCCGTCGCGGCTGCCCCCGTATCAGGAGACGTGCCCGCCATCGAACTCGACCACGTGGTCAAGGAGTACGTCTCGCACGGCGAGGTCGTACGGGCGGTCAAGGGCGTGAGCCTCGCCATTGCGGAGGGGGAGTTCTTCTCCCTCCTCGGCCCCTCGGGCTGCGGCAAGACCACCAGCATGCGCATGATCGCCGGGTTCGAGGACCCCACCCAGGGGATCGTCAGGCTCCACGGGGAGGACGTCACGAACGTCCCGCCCAACAAGCGCGACATCAACATGGTGTTCCAGTCCTACGCGCTGTTCCCGCACATGAACGTCTGGGACAACGTCGCGTTCGGGCTCAAGCGCAAGAAGGTCCCCGACGCGGAGATCAAGCGCCGCGTCGGCGAGATCCTGGAGGTCGTCGACCTGGTCGGCCGCGAGAAGCGCCGGCCGAAGGAGATGTCGGGAGGCCAGCAGCAGCGCGTCGCGCTCGCCCGGGCCCTGGTCAACCGGCCCCGCGCGCTCCTGCTCGACGAGCCGCTCGGCGCGCTCGACCTCAAGCTCCGCCAGGCCATGCAGATCGAGCTCAAGCGCATCCAGCGCGAGGTCGGCATCACGTTCGTCTACGTGACGCACGACCAGAGCGAGGCGCTGACGATGAGCGACCGCATCGCGGTCATGAACGACGGCCTCGTGGAGCAGCTCGCGGACCCCCGCGAGATCTACGAGCGGCCCGCCAGCAAGTTCGTGGCGGGATTCATCGGCACCTCCAACCTGCTGAGCGGCACCGTCCAGCAGATCACCGGCGACACCGCCGTGCTCGCGCTCGGCGCGAGCGACCGCATCCTCGTCCCCGCCGACGGCGCGCTCGCGCCCGGCGCCACAGTCGACCTCACGGTCCGGCCCGAGAAGATCAAGATCGCCAGGGACCGGCCGGAGGGCGACCTCAGCGTGGTGCGGGGGACCGTCTCCGAAGTCGTCTACCTCGGCACCTACAACAGCTACGTCGTGGCGCTCGGCGACGGCGCCGAGATCACGGTGTTCGAGCAGAACGCCCACGACAGCACGATCACCGCCGAACGCGGCGACACCGTCTGGCTCTCCTGGCAGCCCTGGCACTCCTACGCGCTGCGGTAG
- a CDS encoding polyamine ABC transporter substrate-binding protein: MNDPYRQDPALLRGMTQRRLGRRDAFRLAGLSAAGLALAACGVQGKGTARPSSSAQAQSEVEKFWSGKTKNGHVDFANWPLYMDPKQPELKQFTQQTGITVNYKEVILEMPSWFAKIQPQLAAGQSIDYDLMVVTNGLHFQRLVELGYLAPLDHTKLPNFAANVAPEYRNESFDPGNVYSIPWASGITGIAYNPKYVDTPPTMADLWNPKYKGKVGMMSDSQEIANFGLFAIGVDPDKSTEADWQKAAAKLQEQRDAGIVRKYYDQAYTDPLAKGDIWLTMAWSGDVFQKNVSDGTDLKFVVPQEGGTIWTDNMTIPKTATNPVDAIMLMDFFYDVNVAAHLAEYINYVTPVPAAKDVIAADAAKATGDDKKLLEQVASSPLVFPSEQDTARLRSYVNGKTPEEQKKFESIFQAITTS; this comes from the coding sequence ATGAACGACCCATACAGGCAGGACCCCGCCCTCCTCCGCGGCATGACCCAGCGCCGGCTCGGCAGGCGCGACGCCTTCCGGCTCGCGGGCCTGTCGGCCGCCGGGCTCGCTCTCGCCGCCTGCGGCGTGCAGGGCAAGGGCACGGCCAGGCCGTCCTCCTCCGCCCAGGCCCAGTCAGAGGTGGAGAAGTTCTGGTCGGGCAAGACGAAGAACGGCCACGTGGACTTCGCCAACTGGCCGCTCTACATGGACCCCAAGCAGCCCGAGCTCAAGCAGTTCACCCAGCAGACCGGCATCACGGTGAACTACAAAGAGGTCATCCTGGAGATGCCGAGCTGGTTCGCCAAGATCCAGCCGCAGCTCGCCGCCGGGCAGTCGATCGACTACGACCTCATGGTCGTCACGAACGGCCTGCACTTCCAGCGGCTCGTCGAGCTCGGCTACCTGGCCCCGCTCGACCACACCAAGCTGCCGAACTTCGCGGCCAACGTCGCGCCGGAGTACAGGAACGAGTCGTTCGACCCCGGCAACGTCTACAGCATCCCGTGGGCCTCCGGCATCACCGGCATCGCGTACAACCCGAAGTACGTCGACACCCCGCCGACCATGGCCGACCTGTGGAACCCCAAATACAAGGGCAAGGTCGGCATGATGTCCGACTCCCAGGAGATCGCCAACTTCGGCCTCTTCGCGATCGGCGTGGACCCCGACAAGTCCACCGAGGCCGACTGGCAGAAGGCCGCGGCCAAGCTCCAGGAGCAGCGCGACGCCGGCATCGTGCGCAAGTACTACGACCAGGCGTACACCGACCCGCTCGCCAAGGGCGACATCTGGCTCACGATGGCCTGGTCGGGCGACGTCTTCCAGAAGAACGTCTCCGACGGCACGGACCTCAAGTTCGTGGTCCCGCAGGAGGGCGGCACCATCTGGACCGACAACATGACGATCCCGAAGACCGCGACCAACCCGGTCGACGCGATCATGCTGATGGACTTCTTCTACGACGTGAACGTCGCGGCGCACCTCGCCGAGTACATCAACTACGTGACGCCGGTCCCGGCCGCCAAGGACGTCATCGCCGCCGACGCCGCCAAGGCCACGGGCGACGACAAGAAGCTCCTCGAACAGGTGGCGAGCAGCCCGCTGGTGTTCCCGAGCGAGCAGGACACCGCCAGGCTCCGCAGCTACGTGAACGGCAAGACGCCGGAGGAGCAGAAGAAGTTCGAGTCCATCTTCCAGGCGATCACGACGTCATGA
- a CDS encoding ABC transporter permease has product MSRLRASLTPYLLLFPGTLWLAIFFVIPTVVMLSLSLQSGDVVNGYAFTFNWHSYVDGISTYHDQIVRSLVYGVISTVIQIVIGFPVAYWIAFKGGTRKSVYLFLLLLPFLVSFVLRTISWQFFLSDNGMLLGPLKSLGLVPQDFHILATSAAVIGGLAYNFLPFMILPMYVALERIDPRVLEAAQDLYASKTQTFLRVVLPLSLPGVFAGVLMTFVPATSDYVNASVLGGTSNTMIGNVIQNQFLINQDYPTASALSFTLMALLLVGIFAYAKALGTEDVLEVAAR; this is encoded by the coding sequence ATGAGCAGGCTCCGGGCTTCGCTGACGCCATACCTGCTGCTGTTCCCCGGCACGCTCTGGCTGGCGATCTTCTTCGTCATCCCGACGGTCGTCATGCTGTCGCTGTCGCTGCAGTCGGGCGACGTCGTCAACGGCTACGCGTTCACCTTCAACTGGCACAGCTACGTCGACGGGATCAGCACCTACCACGACCAGATCGTCAGGTCCCTGGTGTACGGCGTGATCTCGACGGTGATCCAGATCGTCATCGGGTTCCCCGTGGCGTACTGGATCGCCTTCAAGGGCGGCACCCGCAAGTCGGTCTACCTGTTCCTCCTGCTGCTGCCCTTCCTGGTGTCGTTCGTGCTGCGCACCATCTCGTGGCAGTTCTTCCTGTCCGACAACGGCATGCTGCTCGGGCCGCTGAAGTCGCTGGGCCTGGTGCCGCAGGACTTCCACATCCTCGCCACGAGCGCGGCGGTGATCGGCGGCCTGGCCTACAACTTCCTGCCGTTCATGATCCTGCCGATGTACGTGGCGCTGGAGCGGATCGACCCGCGCGTCCTGGAGGCCGCGCAGGACCTCTACGCCAGCAAGACGCAGACCTTCCTGCGGGTGGTGCTGCCGCTGTCGCTGCCGGGCGTGTTCGCCGGCGTGCTGATGACGTTCGTCCCGGCCACGTCGGACTACGTCAACGCCTCGGTGCTCGGCGGCACCAGCAACACGATGATCGGCAACGTCATCCAGAACCAGTTCCTGATCAACCAGGACTATCCGACCGCCTCGGCGCTGTCGTTCACGCTGATGGCCCTGCTGCTCGTGGGCATCTTCGCGTACGCCAAGGCGCTCGGCACCGAAGACGTGCTGGAGGTGGCGGCGCGATGA